Within the Saccharopolyspora gloriosae genome, the region CGGCCCGTTCCAGTTCCGGGCGCAGTTCGGGCGGGGCGCCGGTGAGGTCGAGGGCGTTGACGTCGGCGTGCGAAGCCAGCCGGGGCGCGAGTTCTTCGGCCGTGCCCGTGAGCAGGTTGACCACGCCGCCGGGCACGTCGGAGGTCGCGAGCACCTCGGACAGCGTGATCGCGGGCAGCGGGCGCTGCGCGCTCGTCACGACCACGCCGGTGTTGCCCGCCGCCAGCACCGGGGCGAGCACGCTCACCAGTCCCAGCAGCGAGGAGTCCTGCGGCGCGAGGACGCCGACGACACCGGTCGGCTCGGGCACGCTGAACGAGAAGTACGGCCCTGCCACCGGATTCGCCGCGCCCAGCACTCCGGTGATCTTGTCGGTCCAGCCCGCGAACCACACGACCCGGTCTATCGCCGCGTCCACCTGAGCCGACGCCGCGTCCGAGGTGATCCCCTCGGCGGCGGCGACCTCGGCCGCGAACTGCGCGCGGCGGCCCTCCATCACCTCGGCGACGCGGAACAGCACTTGGCCGCGGTTGTAGGCGGTGGCGCCGGACCAGCCGGGAAAGGCCTTGCGTGCGGCGGCGACCGCGTCCCGGACGTCCTTGCGGGAGGCCAGTGCCGCGTTCGCCAGCAGCGTTCCGTCCGCGGCGTGCACCGGGTACACCCGGCCCGACTCGGAACGCGGGAACTTGCCGCCGACGTAGAGCTTGTAGGTCTTGGCCACCGCGACCCGGCCCGCCGGAACCCGTTCGCGGGCGGCGCCGTTGCCCGCCGCCGAGCTCGGCGGCGTTGCGTCGTCCGGCGCGAGGCCGTTCTGCGGGCTGTGCTCAGACGTCAAGGTATGCCTCCAGACCTGCGCGGCCGCCCTCACGGCCGAACCCGGACTCCTGGTAGCCGCCGAACGGCGCCGTCGGGTCGAACCGGTTGAACGTGTTGGCCCACACCACGCCGGCGCGCAGCTGCTGCGCGGCCCACAGGATGCGGGAGCCCTTCTCCGTCCACACGCCCGCGGACAGGCCGTACGGAGTGTTGTTGGCCTTGCTGATCGCCTCGTCCGGGGTGCGGAAGGTCAGCACCGACAGGACCGGGCCGAAGATCTCCTCCCGGGCGATGCGCATCGACTGCTGCACTTCGCCGAACACGGTGGGGGAGAAGAAGAATCCTCGCTCCGGCAACGGGCACGAGCTGCTCCAGCGCGATGCCCCTTCGGCTTCCCCGGCTTCGACGAGCTCGGTGATGCGGGCGAGCTGCTCGGCGGAGTTGATGGCGCCGACATCGGTGTTCTTGTCCAGCGGGTCGCCCACCCGCAAGGTCTCCATCCGGGCGCGCAACTTGCCGAGCAGTTCGTCCGCGACGGATTCCTGCACCAGCAGCCGAGACCCGGCGCAGCACACCTGGCCCTGGTTGAAGAAGATGCCGTTGACGACGCCCTCCACCGCCTGGTCCAGCGGGGCGTCGTCGAACACGATGTTCGCGGCCTTGCCGCCCAGTTCCAGCGTGAGCTTCTTGCCGGTGCCCGCGAGGGTGCGCTGGATTTCCTTGCCCACGGCGGTGGAACCGGTGAACGCGACCTTGTCCACGTCCGGGTGCGCGACGAGCCGCGCCCCCACGTCTCCGGCGCCGGGCAGGACGTTCACCACGCCCGGCGGCAGTCCGGCCTCCTGGCACAGCTCGCCGAACACCAGCGCCGTCAGCGGCGTGGTCTCCGCGGGCTTGAGCACGATGGTGTTGCCGCAGGCCAGCGCCGGAGCGATCTTCCACGCGAGCATGAGCAGCGGGAAGTTCCACGGGATGATCCCGGCGGCCACGCCCAGCGGCCGCGGATCGGGGCCGTAGCCGGCGTAGCCGAGCTTGTCGGCCCACCCGGCGTGGTGGAAGAAGTGCGCCGCGGCGGTGGGGATGTCGGTGTCGCGGGCCTCCTTGATGGGCTTGCCGTTGTCCAGGGTCTCCAGCACGGCCAGTTCCCGGCCGCGTTCCTGGATGAGCCGGGCGATGCGGAACAGGTACTTGGCGCGTTCGGAACCGGGCATCGGCCCCCACGTCCGCTCGAAGGCGTTGCGCGCCGCCCGCACCGCGGTGTCCACATCGGACTCGGCGGCGGTGGCGACTTCGGCGAGCGGTTCCCCGGTCGCCGGGTTGATCGACTTGAGCGGGGCGCCGGACCCGTCGGCGAACTCGCCGTCGACGAACATCCGGTACCGGTCGTGCAGGTTCGCCACGGACGCCGATTCCGGCGCGGGCGCGTACTCCCAGAAGCTCATGCGTCCACCGCCACGTAGTCCGCGGCCGAGTAGTGGCCGGTGCGTTGCGTTCGTCGTTGCATCAGCAGATCCCCCAGCAGGCTCGACGCGCCGAAGCGGAACAGCTCCGGAGTCAGCCACTCCGGCCCCGCCACCTCGTGCACCGCGACCAGGTAGCGCATCGCGTCCTTCGTGGTCCGGATGCCGCCGGCCGGTTTCACCCCGCGCGGCGCGCCGGTGCGGTCCCGCCAGTCCCGCACGGTCTGCAGCATCAGCGTCGTCACCGGCAGCGTCGCGGCGGGGGAGACCTTGCCGGTGGAGGTCTTGATGAAATCGCCGCCGGCCAGCAATGCCAGCCACGACGCCCGCCGCACGTTGTCGTAGGTGGCGAGCTCACCGGTCTCCAGGATGACCTTCAAGTGCGCGGAGCCGCAGGCCGCCTTCACGGCCCGGATCTCCTCGAAGACCTGCCCGT harbors:
- a CDS encoding aldehyde dehydrogenase family protein, which translates into the protein MAKTYKLYVGGKFPRSESGRVYPVHAADGTLLANAALASRKDVRDAVAAARKAFPGWSGATAYNRGQVLFRVAEVMEGRRAQFAAEVAAAEGITSDAASAQVDAAIDRVVWFAGWTDKITGVLGAANPVAGPYFSFSVPEPTGVVGVLAPQDSSLLGLVSVLAPVLAAGNTGVVVTSAQRPLPAITLSEVLATSDVPGGVVNLLTGTAEELAPRLASHADVNALDLTGAPPELRPELERAAADTVTRVLRPGRTEPDWTAAPGLERLRAYTELKTVWHPIGT
- a CDS encoding aldehyde dehydrogenase family protein; protein product: MSFWEYAPAPESASVANLHDRYRMFVDGEFADGSGAPLKSINPATGEPLAEVATAAESDVDTAVRAARNAFERTWGPMPGSERAKYLFRIARLIQERGRELAVLETLDNGKPIKEARDTDIPTAAAHFFHHAGWADKLGYAGYGPDPRPLGVAAGIIPWNFPLLMLAWKIAPALACGNTIVLKPAETTPLTALVFGELCQEAGLPPGVVNVLPGAGDVGARLVAHPDVDKVAFTGSTAVGKEIQRTLAGTGKKLTLELGGKAANIVFDDAPLDQAVEGVVNGIFFNQGQVCCAGSRLLVQESVADELLGKLRARMETLRVGDPLDKNTDVGAINSAEQLARITELVEAGEAEGASRWSSSCPLPERGFFFSPTVFGEVQQSMRIAREEIFGPVLSVLTFRTPDEAISKANNTPYGLSAGVWTEKGSRILWAAQQLRAGVVWANTFNRFDPTAPFGGYQESGFGREGGRAGLEAYLDV